The window CCATCCTGAGACGAGATCAAAACCCTCATTAAGTTTTTTTAAAAGATTAGGAATTTCACGTGGATCGTCTTGAAGGTCCGCATCCATAGTTATTATGACATCGCCTTTAGCGTGTTCAAATCCAACTGCAAGAGCAGCTGATTTACCATAATTTCTCCTGAAACTTATAAATTTGACATTTTTATCACCCTTTCTAATTTTTTTGATAACATCAAGGGAGCCATCATCAGAGCCATCGTCAACAAAAATGATTTCATAATTGTATTTGTTCTCCCTAACTACATTAATTATTTGCTGATATAGTTCTGGAAGCGATTCAACTTCGTTATACAAAGGTATGACAATTGAGATAAGCGGGGTGTTTCTTTTTGTCGTTTTCCTTCGTTCAGACATATTAAAGCTTATAGGCGTTAATTTTTCTACTTTTAAAGATAAGATGAAGGAAAATCTTTTCAAAATTTTAGTTGATATTGTTTTTTTATTTTTTTAAATTTTTGATGAAAACAAACAAAACTAATGGAGCACTTGCATGAAACCGATAAAAACAAAAGAAGGTTACTTCAAGCTTGTCGCCTCCTACAAAAAAGAATCAGGGGGATGGGCGTGGATAATTCACAGAATTTCTGGAATCGCCCTTACTGCTTATCTTTACCTCCACATCTACGCTCTATCAACTTTAACCAAAGGCAAAGAAGCCTTTGACGCCGAAATGGCTTTGTTTCAAAAACCATTATTCAAGTTTCTTGAGTGGATACTTTTTGCATTTGTTCTTGCACACACGCTCAACGGAATAAGAATTGTCCTCGTTGACTTTGGAAAAGGCGCATTTTATCATAAGAAAGCTTTCGCCTATTTGATGGTTATAGGAATAATCGCTTTTCTTGTGATGGGTTATTTCATCTTCAGCCACGAAATACATCAAGCATTTGCCAGCAAAATTATTCCACTTGGTTAAATTCAAGAACCTAAAACAAAACATGGGTTTTCAATATGTCATTTAAATACTACGGTTCAAGAAAAAGCGGTTCAATTGGGTGGTTGCTCCAAAGGATAACAGGTATATTTCTGATATTTGCAATGGTTGGACATTATATCCTTATGCATTATTCGCCAGAGACGGGACATTCATATGATCAGTCGGTTATGAGATTTTCAAACGCATATTGGAAGATGTTTTACCTGACATTTATAACCTTGGGCTTATGGCATGGTTTAAACGGGATATGGTCCATTTTAAGGGACTATAAAATGAAGCCCTGGGTTGCTATTACTCTTTATGGAATAATAGTTGTTTCTGGAATTGCTTTTTGGGTTTTAGGTGTAAGCACAGCATTAAGTTTTTAAGCACTTTAAAACAAAATTTCAAGAGGTGTAAAAAATGATCCATCAATATGATGCAGTAATTGTTGGCGCTGGGGGCGCTGGACTTAGAGCAGCACTTGAAATCCCCGAAGGTTATTCCTGTGCAGTCCTAACAAAGGTTTATCCAACAAGGTCTCACACCGGAACTGCCCAAGGTGGCGTAT is drawn from Candidatus Thermokryptus mobilis and contains these coding sequences:
- a CDS encoding glycosyltransferase, whose amino-acid sequence is MKRFSFILSLKVEKLTPISFNMSERRKTTKRNTPLISIVIPLYNEVESLPELYQQIINVVRENKYNYEIIFVDDGSDDGSLDVIKKIRKGDKNVKFISFRRNYGKSAALAVGFEHAKGDVIITMDADLQDDPREIPNLLKKLNEGFDLVSGW
- the sdhC gene encoding succinate dehydrogenase, cytochrome b556 subunit — encoded protein: MKPIKTKEGYFKLVASYKKESGGWAWIIHRISGIALTAYLYLHIYALSTLTKGKEAFDAEMALFQKPLFKFLEWILFAFVLAHTLNGIRIVLVDFGKGAFYHKKAFAYLMVIGIIAFLVMGYFIFSHEIHQAFASKIIPLG
- the sdhD gene encoding succinate dehydrogenase, hydrophobic membrane anchor protein; amino-acid sequence: MSFKYYGSRKSGSIGWLLQRITGIFLIFAMVGHYILMHYSPETGHSYDQSVMRFSNAYWKMFYLTFITLGLWHGLNGIWSILRDYKMKPWVAITLYGIIVVSGIAFWVLGVSTALSF